The following coding sequences lie in one Loxodonta africana isolate mLoxAfr1 chromosome X, mLoxAfr1.hap2, whole genome shotgun sequence genomic window:
- the LOC100672101 gene encoding nuclear RNA export factor 3-like, with protein sequence MERERKPPQEGMQENRQDGTSRSWFKVTFPSGVKYDEKWLQNLIQSLCTVPFNLIEFPYQKMQAQFLVENASIAFELKKVSSKICIEDKERISIFVRPFTVPYSEQKELKSTKVKLIKVMQTQDMCAHTQTHCFFLHQFPPPPPGVRVTDPYATIHDIEMGRNFGNCMAASLQIIEENTPKLLSFNSSNNTPHQLLGLPDTMQKAPNIRSLNLSKNEVKSEEELDKVKGLEPEEICAGRNPLCTTFPDTPTNISSILELFPKLLCLDNREVPPPIVFGTEASKKLPVCKGSIFGSETLKNLILEFLQQYYRIYDHENRWGLLGAYHNEACFSLTHPFNPEDLVQSWLDKNSKGNRNIKKLKDTVLWVQLLKHTKRDVVDFLSVLPKTQHVVSSLVVDMCVHSVSTCFLPDAGPEG encoded by the exons atggagagagagagaaaacctccaCAGGAAGGAATGCAGGAGAACAGGCAGGATGGAACCTCCAGGAGCTGGTTCAAGGTCACA TTTCCCTCTGGCGTAAAATATGATGAGAAGTGGCTGCAGAATTTGATCCAGAGCCTATGCACTGTTCCCTTCAACCTGATAGAG TTTCCCTATCAGAAAATGCAGGCCCAGTTCCTTGTGGAGAATGCCagcattgccttcgagttgaagAAAGTCAGCAGCAAGATTTGCATTGAAGATAAAGAAAGG ATATCTATCTTTGTCAGGCCCTTTACTGTACCCTACTCTGAGCAGAAGGAGCTGAAGTCAACAAAAGTGAAACTTATAAAGGTAATGCAGACTCAAgacatgtgtgcacacacccaGACCCACTGCTTCTTCCTTCACCAATTTCCCCCTCCACCACCTGGCGTCAGAGTCACTGatccct ATGCAACGATCCATGATATTGAAATGGGGCGAAATTTTGGAAACTGCATGGCTGCCTCCCTGCAGATCATTGAAGAGAACACGCCCAAG CTTTTGTCCTTCAACTCGAGCAACAACACACCCCACCAGCTGCTTGGCCTGCCCGACACCATGCAGAAGGCCCCCAACATCAGGAGCCTGAACCTCTCCAAAAATGAG GTAAAGTCTGAAGAGGAGTTGGACAAGGTGAAAGGGCTGGAGCCAGAAGAGATTTGTGCAGGCAGAAACCCTCTGTGCACCACCTTCCCAGATACACCCACCAACATAAG CTCCATCCTGGAATTGTTCCCCAAGTTATTATGCTTG gATAACCGCGAGGTACCCCCACCCATTGTCTTTGGCACTGAAGCCTCCAAGAAGTTACCAGTCTGCAAG GGGAGCATCTTCGGATCTGAGACCCTGAAGAATCTAATCTTAGAATTCCTGCAGCA GTATTACCGTATCTACGACCATGAGAACCGGTGGGGTCTCCTGGGTGCTTACCACAACGAGGCCTGCTTCTCGCTGACCCATCCCTTCAACCCTGAGGACCTGGTTCA AAGCTGGTTGGACAAGAATTCCAAGGGGAACAGGAATATAAAGAAACTCAAGGACACTG TCCTGTGGGTTCAGTTGTTGAAACACACAAAACGTGATGTCGTTGACTTCCTCAGTGTGTTGCCCAAAACCCAGCATGTCGTCAGCTCCTTGGTGGTGGACATGTGTGTCCACTCGGTGAGCACCTGCTTCCTCCCTGATGCTGGCCCAGAGGGCTGA